A single Vicinamibacteria bacterium DNA region contains:
- a CDS encoding TIGR00282 family metallophosphoesterase, giving the protein MNILVIGDVVGSPGRAILKKGLPLVFKKHDIDYCIANVENAAGGFGVTKEVCDELLDLGIDCMTSGNHIWDKKEIIGIVDLIPQLLRPLNYPQGQPGRGAHVGKGKRSGVPVATLNLSCRVFMNGAMDDPFRMGLAEVERLRKEAAVIIVDIHGEATSEKTALGYYLDGRVSAVLGTHTHVPTCDHRLLPKGTAYCSDLGMTGPYDSVIGVEKDTVILRFLTGMPARFETAKGDPRLAAAVVDVDPETGRARGIQRMLLSEADLQAY; this is encoded by the coding sequence ATGAACATTCTCGTCATCGGCGACGTGGTGGGGAGCCCGGGCCGGGCCATCCTCAAGAAAGGGCTCCCCCTCGTCTTCAAGAAGCACGACATCGACTACTGCATCGCCAACGTGGAGAACGCGGCCGGCGGCTTCGGGGTCACCAAGGAGGTGTGCGACGAGCTCCTGGACCTGGGCATCGACTGCATGACCTCCGGCAATCACATCTGGGACAAGAAGGAGATCATCGGGATCGTGGACCTCATCCCCCAGCTCCTCCGCCCCCTCAACTACCCCCAGGGTCAGCCCGGCCGGGGCGCCCACGTGGGGAAGGGCAAGCGCTCGGGCGTGCCCGTGGCCACCCTGAACCTAAGCTGCCGGGTGTTCATGAACGGAGCCATGGACGACCCCTTTCGGATGGGCCTCGCGGAGGTCGAGCGGCTGCGCAAGGAGGCCGCGGTCATCATCGTGGACATCCACGGTGAGGCCACTTCCGAGAAGACGGCCCTCGGCTACTACCTGGACGGCCGGGTCTCTGCGGTGCTGGGCACCCACACCCACGTCCCCACCTGCGACCACCGCCTGCTCCCCAAGGGCACGGCCTACTGCAGCGACCTGGGCATGACCGGCCCCTACGACTCCGTGATCGGGGTGGAGAAGGACACCGTCATCCTCCGCTTCCTGACCGGCATGCCCGCCCGCTTCGAGACGGCCAAGGGAGACCCCCGCCTGGCCGCAGCGGTGGTGGACGTTGACCCCGAGACGGGCCGCGCGCGCGGCATCCAGAGGATGCTGCTCTCGGAAGCGGACCTCCAGGCCTACTGA
- the lon gene encoding endopeptidase La → MSEEPRKDEEPPKIPEVLPVLPLRDIVIFPFMIVPLYVSRDRSIKAVDQALADNRMILLAAQKKQEEEDPGPGDIYDVGTVALIMRMLKLPDGRIRVLVQGIGRARITSFEEGHPHLQARIQAVTEPEAADKGKLEVEALMRNVKAALEKSTNLGKPISPEVIVIATNMEEPGRLADLTASNLDLKVEGAQEILEALDPVDRLRRVHELMAKELEVLTMQQEISSQAKGEMDRSQREFFLRQQMKAIQTELGEGNELGEEIAGLREKAGKAKMPKPVLEEVERQLKKLERMHPDSAETATLRNWLDWMVTLPWGRSTKDNLELLEAQKILDEDHYGLEKVKERIVEYLAVRKLKDKMKGPLLCFVGPPGVGKTSLGKSIARALGRKFIRLSLGGVKDEAEIRGHRRTYVGSMPGRIIQGIHQAGANNPVFMMDEVDKIGADFRGDPSSALLEVLDPEQNNSFRDHYLGVPFDLSNVMFITTANLTDTIQPAFLDRMEVIRLPGYTEDEKLEIAKRHIVPKQLEEHGITPEQLVFTDRSLRTLINSYTREAGLRNLEREVASIARKVARRVAEGHVGTVRATPNSLTKYLGAPKILPEEILKKDAVGIATGLAWTATGGDVLFVEATAMRGKGTLTLTGQLGEVMKESAHAALSYARTRARQYGIKEDFFSTHDLHVHVPEGAIPKDGPSAGITIATAMISVFTNRPVKRSLAMTGEITLRGNVLPIGGLKEKLLAARRAGITALVCPRLNKKELDEVSPHLKRGLEFHLVDEVDEVLKLALIPPLESRTAPGAGQKTPPGTFPAKPRIKPVTV, encoded by the coding sequence ATGAGCGAAGAGCCGCGGAAGGACGAGGAGCCCCCGAAGATCCCGGAGGTCCTGCCCGTGCTCCCCCTGCGGGACATCGTCATCTTTCCCTTCATGATCGTCCCCCTCTACGTGAGCCGGGACCGCTCCATCAAGGCCGTGGATCAAGCCCTGGCCGACAACCGCATGATCCTCCTCGCCGCGCAGAAGAAGCAGGAGGAGGAGGACCCGGGCCCCGGCGACATCTACGACGTGGGCACGGTGGCCCTCATCATGCGCATGCTGAAGCTGCCCGATGGGCGGATCCGGGTGCTGGTCCAGGGCATCGGCCGGGCCCGCATCACGTCTTTCGAGGAGGGCCATCCGCACCTCCAGGCCCGCATCCAGGCCGTGACGGAGCCGGAAGCCGCGGACAAGGGCAAGCTCGAGGTCGAGGCCCTGATGCGCAACGTGAAGGCCGCCCTGGAGAAATCCACCAATCTCGGCAAGCCTATCTCCCCGGAAGTGATCGTCATCGCCACCAACATGGAGGAGCCAGGACGCCTGGCCGACCTCACCGCTAGCAATCTGGACCTCAAGGTGGAGGGCGCGCAGGAGATCCTGGAGGCCCTCGACCCCGTGGACCGCCTCCGCCGCGTCCACGAGCTCATGGCCAAGGAGCTGGAGGTCCTGACCATGCAGCAGGAGATCTCCTCCCAGGCCAAGGGGGAGATGGATAGGAGCCAGCGCGAGTTCTTCCTGCGCCAGCAGATGAAGGCGATCCAGACCGAGCTCGGGGAGGGCAACGAGCTGGGGGAGGAGATCGCGGGCCTCAGGGAGAAGGCCGGGAAGGCCAAGATGCCGAAGCCCGTCCTGGAGGAGGTGGAGCGGCAGCTCAAGAAGCTGGAGCGCATGCACCCCGACTCCGCGGAGACGGCGACGCTCCGCAACTGGCTGGACTGGATGGTCACCCTCCCCTGGGGCCGTTCCACCAAGGACAACCTGGAGCTCCTGGAGGCCCAGAAGATCCTGGACGAGGATCACTACGGCCTGGAGAAGGTGAAGGAGCGCATCGTCGAGTACCTGGCCGTGCGAAAGCTCAAGGACAAGATGAAGGGGCCCCTGCTCTGCTTCGTGGGCCCCCCCGGGGTGGGCAAGACCAGCCTCGGCAAGTCCATCGCCCGCGCCCTGGGGCGGAAGTTCATCCGCCTCTCCCTGGGCGGGGTCAAGGACGAGGCGGAGATCCGTGGGCACCGCCGCACCTACGTCGGCTCCATGCCGGGGCGCATCATCCAGGGGATCCACCAGGCGGGGGCCAACAACCCGGTCTTCATGATGGACGAAGTCGACAAGATCGGGGCCGACTTCAGGGGCGATCCCTCCTCCGCCCTGCTCGAGGTCCTGGACCCGGAGCAGAACAACTCCTTCCGGGACCACTACCTGGGCGTGCCCTTCGACCTCTCCAACGTGATGTTCATCACCACCGCGAACCTCACCGACACCATCCAGCCCGCCTTCCTGGACCGCATGGAGGTGATCCGCCTCCCCGGGTACACGGAGGACGAGAAGCTGGAGATAGCCAAGCGCCACATCGTCCCCAAGCAGCTCGAGGAGCACGGCATCACCCCCGAGCAGTTGGTCTTCACCGACCGGTCCCTAAGGACCCTCATCAACTCCTACACCCGGGAGGCGGGCCTTCGAAACCTGGAGCGGGAGGTCGCCTCCATCGCCCGCAAGGTCGCGCGCCGGGTCGCGGAGGGCCACGTGGGGACGGTGCGGGCCACCCCCAACTCCCTCACCAAGTACCTGGGCGCGCCCAAGATCCTCCCCGAGGAGATCCTCAAGAAGGACGCGGTGGGAATCGCGACTGGACTCGCCTGGACGGCGACGGGGGGCGACGTGCTCTTCGTCGAGGCCACGGCCATGCGGGGCAAGGGCACCCTCACCCTGACCGGCCAGCTCGGGGAGGTGATGAAGGAGTCTGCCCACGCCGCCCTGTCTTACGCTCGCACCCGGGCCCGCCAATACGGGATCAAGGAGGACTTCTTCTCCACCCATGACCTGCACGTCCACGTGCCGGAAGGGGCCATCCCCAAGGACGGACCCTCGGCGGGGATCACGATCGCCACCGCCATGATTTCCGTCTTCACGAACCGCCCGGTGAAACGCTCCCTGGCCATGACGGGCGAGATCACGCTCCGGGGCAACGTGCTCCCCATCGGCGGCCTGAAGGAGAAGCTCCTGGCCGCCCGGCGGGCCGGGATCACCGCCCTCGTCTGCCCCCGCCTCAACAAGAAGGAGCTGGACGAGGTGTCCCCGCACTTGAAGCGCGGCCTCGAGTTCCACCTCGTGGACGAGGTGGACGAGGTCCTGAAGCTGGCCCTGATCCCGCCCCTGGAGTCGCGGACCGCCCCGGGGGCGGGGCAGAAGACGCCCCCCGGGACCTTCCCCGCCAAGCCCCGGATCAAGCCGGTAACGGTCTAG
- a CDS encoding Hsp20/alpha crystallin family protein, whose protein sequence is MSVTKKAARPPLSALSLLQREVNQLFERLSGFERAERPLPGEWSPSIDVYESRGRLVVVAEVPALTPESLRLVCRERELVISGERRERRPAAAIAAFLCMERPHGRFVRTIHLDVAVDLKQAEAHLAGGVLTVTLPRLKDRRGRETTIPIEWEQEP, encoded by the coding sequence ATGAGCGTGACCAAGAAGGCCGCGCGGCCTCCCCTCTCTGCGCTCTCCTTGCTTCAGCGCGAGGTGAACCAGCTCTTCGAGCGCCTGTCCGGGTTCGAGCGCGCGGAGCGGCCGCTGCCCGGGGAGTGGTCCCCGAGCATCGACGTCTACGAGAGCCGGGGGAGGCTGGTGGTGGTGGCGGAGGTGCCTGCCCTGACCCCGGAGTCGCTGCGCCTGGTGTGCCGGGAGCGGGAGCTGGTCATATCCGGGGAAAGGCGCGAGCGCCGTCCCGCCGCGGCCATCGCGGCCTTCCTGTGCATGGAGCGACCCCACGGGCGCTTCGTGCGCACCATCCACCTGGATGTGGCGGTGGACCTGAAGCAGGCCGAGGCCCATCTGGCGGGGGGGGTCCTCACCGTCACCCTGCCCCGGCTCAAAGACCGTCGGGGGCGCGAGACCACGATCCCCATAGAGTGGGAGCAGGAGCCATGA
- a CDS encoding SpoIIE family protein phosphatase produces the protein MPELGIETADGTRDRFPLAKPRVTIGRSRESDIFLPDQWLSRHHAEIVEKPDGFYLADLQSKNGTLLNGEPVREERRLREGDVITLGEHVLTFLAGDVPELEEEEESEFEGTRVFSVKELSDINTKPAFDPAELKRQNRVLAILSKAAGALVVHRPLGELFDLVLKLLFEAIPAERGAIVLLQGEPPLPVIKAALSRKGDTLAKISRSITRRVLEDKVSLLVPNLLEDARFRSEVSILSSGIRSAMCAPLWFTSTSDAPDTVIGLVYLDSLQRSHSFSEEDVRILTALANVAAAKIENVRLLEESLEKRRLDEDMRVAAEIQNGLLPRGAPSVPGYGLVGSNTPCRTVGGDYYDFAVEEGRLLLALGDVSGKGTGAALIMTVLRAAVRGHWTEPTLSEAVSRINRTVCQNVPSNKYVTFFMASLDPPSGRLSYVNAGHNPPHLIRADGTLETLEEGGMVLGLFEGVPYADGCVELHPGDTLVIFSDGVTETWAPTGEEFGDEGLAAVCKRCRGLEASTLQEEILKELERFAAGAKATDDRTLIVLKRH, from the coding sequence ATGCCCGAGCTCGGGATCGAGACCGCCGATGGCACGCGGGACCGGTTCCCCCTGGCCAAGCCGCGGGTGACCATCGGCCGCTCGCGGGAGAGCGATATCTTCCTGCCCGACCAGTGGCTCTCCCGCCACCACGCGGAGATCGTGGAGAAGCCGGACGGCTTCTACCTGGCCGACCTGCAGAGCAAGAACGGCACCCTCCTGAACGGGGAGCCCGTGCGCGAGGAGCGGCGCCTGCGCGAGGGGGACGTGATCACGCTGGGCGAGCACGTCCTCACCTTCCTGGCCGGAGACGTTCCCGAGCTCGAGGAGGAGGAGGAGTCCGAGTTCGAGGGGACGCGGGTCTTCTCCGTCAAGGAGCTCTCCGACATCAACACCAAGCCTGCCTTCGACCCCGCCGAGCTCAAGCGCCAGAACCGCGTGCTGGCCATCCTGAGCAAGGCCGCGGGCGCGCTCGTGGTCCACCGCCCCCTGGGCGAGCTCTTCGACCTGGTGCTGAAGCTGCTCTTCGAGGCCATCCCCGCCGAGCGGGGGGCCATCGTGCTCTTGCAGGGCGAGCCCCCTTTGCCCGTGATCAAGGCCGCCCTCAGCCGCAAGGGGGACACCCTGGCCAAGATCAGCCGCTCCATCACCCGGCGGGTGCTGGAGGACAAGGTGTCGCTGCTCGTGCCCAACCTGCTCGAGGACGCCCGCTTCCGGAGCGAGGTCAGCATCCTCTCCTCGGGCATCCGCTCCGCCATGTGCGCGCCCCTCTGGTTCACATCCACCTCCGACGCCCCGGACACGGTCATCGGCCTCGTGTACCTGGACTCGCTCCAGCGCTCCCACTCCTTCAGCGAGGAGGACGTCCGGATCCTCACCGCCCTTGCCAACGTGGCCGCGGCCAAGATCGAGAACGTCCGCCTGCTGGAGGAGAGCCTGGAGAAGCGCCGCCTGGACGAGGACATGCGGGTGGCGGCGGAGATCCAGAACGGGCTCCTTCCCCGGGGGGCCCCGTCAGTGCCCGGTTACGGGCTGGTGGGCTCGAACACGCCCTGCCGCACCGTGGGGGGGGACTACTACGACTTCGCGGTCGAAGAAGGCCGGCTGCTCCTGGCCCTGGGGGACGTGTCCGGCAAGGGCACGGGCGCGGCTCTCATCATGACCGTGCTCCGGGCCGCGGTGCGCGGCCATTGGACGGAGCCCACCCTCTCGGAGGCGGTCTCCCGCATCAACCGCACGGTCTGCCAGAACGTCCCCTCCAACAAATACGTGACGTTCTTCATGGCTTCCCTGGACCCGCCCAGCGGCCGCTTGAGCTATGTTAACGCCGGCCACAATCCCCCCCACCTCATCCGCGCGGACGGAACGCTCGAGACCCTGGAAGAGGGAGGGATGGTGCTCGGCCTGTTCGAAGGCGTCCCTTACGCCGACGGCTGCGTCGAGCTCCACCCGGGGGACACCCTCGTCATCTTCTCCGACGGGGTCACCGAGACCTGGGCCCCCACGGGCGAAGAGTTCGGGGACGAGGGCCTGGCCGCGGTGTGCAAACGCTGCCGCGGGCTCGAAGCCTCGACCCTGCAGGAGGAGATCCTGAAGGAGCTCGAGCGCTTCGCGGCGGGGGCCAAGGCCACCGACGACCGCACCCTCATCGTGCTCAAGCGGCACTGA
- a CDS encoding VWA domain-containing protein: MKRFPSSCLALAAATLLGASPLLAQAQSPPPKPFTLEVDVDVVSVTAVVFDKGGHLIRGLGPKDVELYEDGVRQEVSYFREASGEGERIPLSVILVLDTSGSMTRTLPFLQEAALSLIYKLDDVDRALLVQFNETIKGSTEFTGDTSRLENIVQGLQAWGGTSLYDAIQYSLGRIKDQPGRKAVVVFTDGADTTSQLKEQDVIDYAREVEATVYSVGFKGESGLFARSPRGFLRKIAQETGGAFFFPDKVGDLIRVFNEISNELKNHYLLAYSPKRLPDGTWRTIELRLARKDAEVRVRKGYYAVKHRRVAPPTAPP; this comes from the coding sequence GTGAAGCGCTTCCCGTCCTCCTGCCTCGCCCTCGCGGCCGCGACCTTGCTTGGAGCGAGCCCGCTTCTCGCCCAAGCCCAAAGCCCGCCCCCCAAGCCCTTCACCCTCGAGGTGGATGTGGACGTGGTTTCCGTGACCGCGGTGGTGTTCGACAAGGGCGGCCACCTGATCCGCGGGCTGGGTCCCAAGGACGTGGAGCTCTACGAGGACGGCGTGCGTCAGGAGGTCTCCTATTTCCGGGAGGCTTCCGGAGAGGGAGAGCGCATCCCCCTCTCCGTGATCCTGGTCCTGGACACCAGCGGGAGCATGACCCGTACCCTCCCCTTCCTGCAAGAGGCTGCTTTGAGCCTCATTTACAAGCTGGACGACGTCGACCGGGCCCTGCTCGTCCAGTTCAACGAGACGATCAAAGGGAGCACGGAGTTCACGGGCGACACTTCCCGGCTGGAGAACATCGTCCAGGGCCTGCAGGCCTGGGGCGGCACCAGCCTCTACGACGCCATCCAGTACAGCCTGGGTCGCATCAAGGACCAGCCCGGGCGCAAGGCGGTGGTCGTCTTCACCGACGGCGCCGACACCACCAGCCAGCTGAAAGAGCAGGACGTCATCGACTACGCGCGGGAGGTGGAGGCCACCGTCTACAGCGTCGGGTTCAAGGGGGAGAGCGGCCTCTTCGCCCGCAGCCCGCGCGGCTTCCTGCGCAAGATCGCCCAGGAGACGGGGGGCGCCTTCTTCTTTCCCGACAAGGTGGGGGACCTGATCCGGGTCTTCAACGAGATCTCGAACGAGCTCAAGAACCACTATCTGCTCGCCTACTCGCCCAAACGGCTTCCCGACGGAACCTGGCGCACCATCGAACTGCGGCTCGCGCGCAAGGATGCCGAGGTCCGCGTGCGCAAGGGCTACTACGCGGTCAAGCACCGGCGCGTCGCCCCCCCCACCGCCCCTCCCTGA
- a CDS encoding DUF4126 domain-containing protein: protein MDVASVAETLQTVALAIALAACAGLRTFLPLFLAGVLSRAGWLVLGPSFQFVSSNKALIIFGVASLIEILADKIPALDHGLDALSTPLRAGAGALLAASALGHTTDPLAALALGAAVGAPAALVPHAAKAGLRAASTAFTGGLANPLLSLGEDVITVVLFCLAVLVPLAVVMLLVLAGVLLGRRLLARPPVPGA, encoded by the coding sequence ATGGACGTGGCTTCGGTCGCGGAGACGCTGCAGACGGTCGCGCTCGCCATCGCCCTCGCCGCCTGCGCCGGGCTCCGCACCTTCTTGCCCCTCTTCCTGGCCGGCGTGCTCTCGCGGGCGGGGTGGCTGGTCCTGGGACCGTCCTTTCAGTTCGTGTCCTCGAACAAGGCCCTGATTATCTTCGGCGTGGCCAGCCTCATCGAGATCCTGGCCGATAAGATCCCCGCCCTGGACCACGGGCTCGACGCCTTGTCGACACCCCTGCGCGCGGGGGCGGGCGCTCTTTTGGCCGCCTCCGCCCTGGGGCACACCACGGACCCCCTGGCCGCCCTGGCCCTGGGGGCGGCGGTCGGGGCCCCCGCCGCGCTCGTGCCCCACGCGGCCAAGGCCGGGCTGCGGGCGGCCTCCACCGCCTTCACGGGCGGCCTGGCCAACCCCCTCCTGAGCCTCGGGGAGGACGTGATCACGGTCGTTCTTTTCTGCCTCGCCGTGCTCGTCCCCCTCGCCGTGGTCATGCTCCTGGTGCTGGCGGGCGTCCTCCTCGGCCGGCGCCTCCTCGCCCGCCCCCCGGTGCCCGGCGCGTGA
- a CDS encoding DUF4388 domain-containing protein yields MNGTLAEGVLPGLLRELYVGRKTGLLHFTQGSELRSVRFRGGTIVNAQTNVAADYLGEVLVRKGLLTTADLSRATEVVLREKKRLGQVFIELGIMDQGRLEDAMAFQVHEILAKVFSWHEGSYRFEEEAEEPVNEDLTLKLSTGELILEAVQQVHDPDVVRYALGDIDRVLALSTDPLLRFQKITLSPSDGFVLSRVDGTLTARQITLLIPMPAEQTQKSLFGLLCTGIIEFGVGPAKKARPVKAVPAPPAPAPPAPSPAPAASRPEPARVAPPPPPPAPPPPVASKPAPHRRQEIMETYEGLRVRNHFEILGIPRASTEAQVKEAYFHLAKQFHPDVHHDAALADLRDKLEAVFIRLGEAYEVLRNPRSRASYEETLGRSAPRPVAPGPPPPPSAPEPPPDPAAEARSAELSIRQAEKYIEKEKYWDAIQLLEPAVGVVQGKSRQRARVLLARAYLKNPKWVKRAEEVLLAVLQDEAQNVDALLMLGRIYKNSGIKSRSVSMFKKVLELKPDHEEARAELGDQVGEPEPPGGLIKKFFKKS; encoded by the coding sequence ATGAACGGAACCCTGGCGGAGGGTGTGCTCCCCGGCCTGCTGAGGGAGCTTTACGTCGGCCGCAAGACGGGCCTTCTTCATTTCACCCAAGGGAGCGAACTGCGCAGCGTCCGCTTCCGCGGGGGAACCATCGTCAACGCCCAGACGAACGTGGCCGCGGATTATCTGGGCGAGGTGCTCGTCCGCAAGGGCCTCTTGACCACCGCGGACCTCTCACGCGCCACCGAGGTGGTGCTGCGCGAGAAGAAGCGCCTGGGCCAGGTCTTCATCGAGCTCGGGATCATGGACCAGGGTCGCCTGGAGGATGCCATGGCCTTCCAGGTGCACGAGATCCTGGCCAAGGTCTTCTCCTGGCACGAGGGCTCCTACCGGTTCGAAGAGGAGGCCGAAGAGCCGGTGAACGAGGATCTGACCTTGAAGCTCTCCACCGGAGAGCTGATCCTAGAGGCCGTCCAGCAGGTGCACGACCCCGATGTCGTGCGGTACGCCCTCGGCGACATTGACCGCGTGCTCGCCCTTTCCACCGACCCCCTGCTCCGCTTCCAGAAGATCACGCTCTCCCCGAGCGACGGCTTCGTGCTCTCCCGGGTGGACGGGACGCTCACCGCTCGCCAGATCACCCTCCTCATTCCCATGCCCGCCGAGCAGACCCAGAAGAGCCTGTTTGGCCTGCTCTGCACCGGCATCATCGAGTTTGGAGTGGGCCCCGCCAAGAAGGCGCGGCCGGTCAAGGCGGTCCCCGCGCCCCCCGCCCCCGCGCCCCCCGCACCGAGTCCAGCTCCCGCCGCCTCCCGGCCAGAGCCGGCGCGCGTGGCTCCGCCACCCCCCCCGCCGGCGCCCCCGCCCCCCGTGGCCAGCAAGCCGGCCCCCCACCGTCGGCAGGAGATCATGGAGACCTACGAGGGCCTCCGGGTCCGCAACCACTTCGAGATCCTGGGCATTCCCCGGGCCTCGACCGAGGCCCAAGTCAAGGAAGCCTATTTCCACTTGGCCAAGCAGTTCCACCCCGACGTGCACCACGACGCGGCCCTGGCCGACCTGCGCGACAAGCTCGAGGCCGTCTTCATCCGGCTGGGCGAGGCTTACGAGGTGCTTCGCAATCCGCGCTCGCGGGCCTCCTACGAAGAGACGCTAGGCCGCTCCGCGCCCCGGCCCGTCGCGCCCGGCCCCCCGCCCCCGCCCTCCGCCCCAGAGCCCCCACCCGACCCCGCGGCCGAGGCCCGCTCCGCGGAGCTATCGATCCGCCAGGCGGAGAAATACATCGAGAAGGAAAAGTACTGGGACGCGATCCAGCTCCTGGAGCCGGCGGTGGGAGTGGTGCAGGGGAAGTCCCGGCAGAGGGCCCGGGTCCTTCTCGCCCGCGCCTACCTCAAGAATCCGAAGTGGGTGAAGCGGGCGGAGGAGGTCCTTCTGGCCGTCCTGCAGGACGAGGCCCAGAACGTGGACGCCCTCCTCATGCTGGGGCGGATCTACAAGAACAGCGGGATCAAGAGCCGGTCCGTCTCCATGTTCAAGAAGGTCCTGGAGCTGAAACCGGACCACGAGGAGGCCCGCGCCGAACTGGGAGACCAGGTCGGGGAGCCGGAGCCCCCCGGAGGCCTCATCAAGAAATTCTTCAAGAAGAGTTGA
- a CDS encoding PilZ domain-containing protein gives MIDDDERRHYQRLRLDGRMVGRATVLADFRVAALSETGATLEMGIPLAMGSSCELTLNLSHVAVDLKARVVDVRLPEGSDGSYVIGVDFAGVDALDFGLLQSFLERERRKES, from the coding sequence ATGATCGACGACGACGAGCGTCGCCACTATCAGCGGCTGCGCCTGGACGGGCGGATGGTCGGGCGGGCCACCGTGCTCGCGGACTTCCGGGTAGCGGCCCTCTCCGAGACGGGGGCCACCCTGGAGATGGGGATCCCTCTCGCCATGGGCTCGTCCTGCGAACTCACCCTGAACCTCTCGCACGTGGCCGTCGATCTCAAGGCCCGGGTGGTGGACGTGCGCCTTCCCGAGGGCTCCGATGGCTCCTACGTGATCGGGGTGGACTTCGCCGGCGTCGATGCCCTGGACTTCGGTCTCCTCCAGTCGTTTCTGGAGCGGGAGCGGCGGAAGGAGTCGTGA
- a CDS encoding PilZ domain-containing protein, whose product MTKPALTGQARVQVPARLLDLSVGGALLVQPTALEVGAIHDFAIELEGQTLWVQAEVRHCRAAERGAGYQIGVEFVGVEPHEQRRLNDYLKSHSS is encoded by the coding sequence GTGACCAAGCCCGCCCTGACCGGCCAGGCACGGGTCCAGGTCCCGGCCCGGCTGCTCGATCTCAGCGTGGGGGGGGCGCTCCTCGTCCAGCCCACGGCCTTGGAAGTGGGGGCCATCCACGATTTCGCGATCGAGCTCGAGGGGCAGACCCTCTGGGTGCAGGCCGAGGTCCGGCACTGCCGGGCCGCGGAGCGGGGGGCGGGGTATCAGATCGGCGTGGAGTTCGTGGGGGTCGAACCCCACGAACAGCGTCGGCTCAACGACTACCTGAAGAGCCACTCGAGCTGA